GCCGATGACGATCGGGCCGGACCCGATGACCAGGACGGACTGGATGTCGTCGCGCTTCGGCATTACTTGGAGTCTCCTTCTGCGATGGGTCCCTGAGCCTGCTGAAGGGTGGCGATGACCATCTCTGCGAATCGTGTGAACAGGTAGTGCGCGTCGTGCGGACCGGCGGCCGCCTCGGGGTGGTACTGCACCGAGAAGGCGGGGATGTCGTGGGCGCGCAGACCCTCGACCACCTGGTCGTTCAGCCCGATGTGGCTGACCTCGACCGTGCCGTAGCCGTTCGGGCTCTGGAAGGTGCCCTCCAGGGGCGCCTCGACGGCGAAGCCGTGGTTGTGGGCGGTGATCTCGACGCGGCCGGTGGCCCGGTCGAGCACCGGCTGGTTGATGCCGCGGTGGCCGAAGGTGAGCTTGTAGGTGCCCAGTCCCAGGGCGCGGCCGAAAAGCTGGTTGCCGAAGCAGATGCCGAAGTACGGCAGGCGGGCGTCGAGCACTTCGCGCAGCACCGCGACCTGTGCATCAGATGCCGAGGGGTCGCCGGGGCCGTTCGAGTAGAACACCGCGACGGGCTCGATGGCCTTGATGTCGGCGAAGGACGCCGACTGCGGCAGCACGTGCACGTCGAAGCCGATCGCGGAGAGGTTGTCGAGCGTGGACTGCTTGACGCCGAGGTCGAGCACGGCGAGGTTGCCGATGCGCTCACCTGTGGCGGGGATGACCCGTACCTCGGTGGCCGAGACGGCCGCCGACAGGTTCTGCCCGGCCATCTGCGGGGCTTCGGTGACGCGGCGCAGCTGCTCGTCGGCGTCGAGCGCCGCGGCCTCGCCGGAGAAGATGCCGCCGCGCATGGAACCGGTGTCGCGGATGCGGCGGGTCAGCGCGCGGGTGTCGATGCCGCTGATGCCGACGATGCCGTCGCGGACCAGGGCGTCGTCGAGCGACTCCTCGGCCCGCCAGTTCGACACGCGGCGGGCGGGGTCGCGCACGATGTAGCCGGCGACCCAGATGCGGGAGGACTCCTCGTCCTCGCCGTTCATGCCCGTGTTGCCGATGTGCGGTGCGGTCTGCAGCACGATCTGACCGGCGTAGGACGGGTCGGTGAGCGTCTCCTGGTAGCCGGACATGCCGGTGGCGAAGACGACCTCGCCCAGGGTGGTGCCGACCGCGCCGTAGGCGCGGCCCTCGTAGCGGGTGCCGTCCTCGAGGACGAGCACGGCGGAGTTCAGCGGGGACGCGGTCCCCGGCGCGGAAGTGGTCAAGACTGCTCTCCGTTCTCCGCAGCGGCGGCCAGGCGCTCGAGCTGCGGAAGGATCTGGTGCGGCTCGGCGGATGCGAGGCGCAGGTAGGAATCGACGAGGATGCCGTCGGCGACCCGCCACACGAGGCGGATAAGGCCGTTCGGCTCCACGGCGCGGTCGATGACGACCGACGCCCTGTCGGCGGCGGCGAGCCGCGACGAGGCGATGAACACGGTGGGCGCCCCGTCGAGGGTGAGCGCGAGTCCCCGGTCGGTGAGCACGAGCTCGCCGCGGGCGCGGTACAGCAGCGGCTGCACGGCGATCCGCTCGAGCGGCTCACCGTGCTTGGTGGTCGCGAGGTAGAGGATCTCGTGACGCGAGGTCACCTCGGCGTGCTCGGGAACGCCCAGCGGTGCGGTCAGCCCGGAATCGCGGCGGATGCGGCGGCGCCAGCCGAGGTACATGGCCAGCAGCACCAGCACCGCGACGGCGCCGATGATGAGGCCGGCGAGCTCCCTCGTCATCCGCGGACCTCCTCGGCGAGTGCGCCGTCGTCGACGGTCACCACTCCCCCGTGGATCGTCCACTGCACGCGTCCGGGCAGCTCGCGCCCCAGGTACGGGGAGTTGCTGCTGCGACCGTGCAGGTCGGCCTCGGTGAAGACGCCTGGCACGTTCGGGTCGTACAGCGTCACGTGCGCGGGGCGACCGGCTTCGAGCGAGCCGAAGCCCTCGAGCTGGCCGATGCGGGCTGGCGTGGTGCTGAGCACGCGGGCGACATCGGCCCAGTCGAGCTGGCCCGTGGCGACCATCGACTGGTGCACGACGCGCAGGGCGCTCTCCAGACCCACCATGCCGTTGGCGGCCGCCTGCCATTCGCACGCCTTGTTCTCGGCGGGGTGCGGGGCGTGGTCGGTGGCGACGATGTCGATCGTGCCGTCGGCGAGTCCCTCGCGGACGGCCAGGACGTCCTCCTGGGTGCGCAGCGGCGGGTTGACCTTGTAGCGCGCGTCGTAGTCGCGCACGAGCTCGTCGGTCAGCAGCAGGTGGTGCGGGGTGACTTCGGCGGTGACCCGGATGCCGCGCTTCTTGGCCCACCGGATGATGTCGACCGACCCGGCGGTGGAGAGGTGGCATACGTGCAGGCGGGAGCCGACGTGCTCGGCGAGCAGCACATCGCGGGCGATGATCGACTCCTCGGCGACGGCCGGCCAGCCGGCCAGTCCCAGCTCGGCCGATACCACGCCCTCGTTCATCTGCGCGCCCTCGGTGAGGCGCGGGTCCTGGGCGTGCTGGGCGATGACACCGTCGAACGACTTCACGTACTCCAGGGCACGGCGCATGATCAGCGGGTCCCAGACGCAGAAGCCGTCGTCGCTGAACACCCGCACGCGGGCGCGGGAGGCGGCCATCGCGCCGAGTTCGGCGAGGCGCTCGCCCTTCTGCCCGATCGTGACGGCGCCGATCGGCTGCACGGTGGCGTAGCCGGCGGCCTCGCCGAGGGCGAGTTCCTGCTCGACCACGCCGGCGGTGTCGGCGACGGGCTGCGTGTTGGGCATCGCGAACACGGCG
This is a stretch of genomic DNA from Microbacterium sp. YJN-G. It encodes these proteins:
- a CDS encoding dihydroorotase, encoding MAGVQLLGRDSADIVIEDGVIAEIGTGLSRSGARVIDAAGLVALPGLVDLHTHLREPGFEASETVLSGTRAAAAGGFTAVFAMPNTQPVADTAGVVEQELALGEAAGYATVQPIGAVTIGQKGERLAELGAMAASRARVRVFSDDGFCVWDPLIMRRALEYVKSFDGVIAQHAQDPRLTEGAQMNEGVVSAELGLAGWPAVAEESIIARDVLLAEHVGSRLHVCHLSTAGSVDIIRWAKKRGIRVTAEVTPHHLLLTDELVRDYDARYKVNPPLRTQEDVLAVREGLADGTIDIVATDHAPHPAENKACEWQAAANGMVGLESALRVVHQSMVATGQLDWADVARVLSTTPARIGQLEGFGSLEAGRPAHVTLYDPNVPGVFTEADLHGRSSNSPYLGRELPGRVQWTIHGGVVTVDDGALAEEVRG
- the carA gene encoding glutamine-hydrolyzing carbamoyl-phosphate synthase small subunit; this translates as MTTSAPGTASPLNSAVLVLEDGTRYEGRAYGAVGTTLGEVVFATGMSGYQETLTDPSYAGQIVLQTAPHIGNTGMNGEDEESSRIWVAGYIVRDPARRVSNWRAEESLDDALVRDGIVGISGIDTRALTRRIRDTGSMRGGIFSGEAAALDADEQLRRVTEAPQMAGQNLSAAVSATEVRVIPATGERIGNLAVLDLGVKQSTLDNLSAIGFDVHVLPQSASFADIKAIEPVAVFYSNGPGDPSASDAQVAVLREVLDARLPYFGICFGNQLFGRALGLGTYKLTFGHRGINQPVLDRATGRVEITAHNHGFAVEAPLEGTFQSPNGYGTVEVSHIGLNDQVVEGLRAHDIPAFSVQYHPEAAAGPHDAHYLFTRFAEMVIATLQQAQGPIAEGDSK